The genomic region AGCAATAATCAGTCTGTGTGTGTTAGCAGTGCATAACAATTCCAGACTAGTTTTCAAATAATGCCCCTGTCTTTCTTCAAACAAGCTGTGGCAGGACTATTTTTAACTGGAATGAGCCTTGTCTCGGCtcctttccctgttttttttctggcttgtCTGCCACGTGAGTGCTTGACATGACTATCCTGGCCAGGCCATTCTTGTTGATTGCTTTTTGCCTCCTACTAAACATCACCTGCATGTTCAGTGCTTGCTGGCCAGGTTTGCTTGACCCACTTCTCCCTCGCACACACCCACCCACCCAGGAGCTGGCTCGAAGCGCCTCACCATCGCTTCACCAGCCCTTGGGTttagaaatgccacccaaagcTGAGGCACTCGGTGCGTTCAAGGGGGAAGGTGAGGGGTCGAGCTGCCCTCTGCCATTCACCCTCTCTAGATAAGGGACTCGGAGCGGGACTTTGTCCCGCCGCGTTCTCACGCAACGCGCTTCTCTCCGCCAGCATTTCACAACCCGCAGGGCCCGACGCGGAGCCAGAGCCGGTCCCACCCCCGGCTGGGCGCAGCTCCCGGCGGAGCCCGCGGGGCCTTTCCGGCCGCCGACACTCCCGCGGCGCGGCCACAGCGGCGGCGGCTGCAGCGAACGAGCGAGGTAGGGGCGGCCGCTTCCCGGGGCCCGGCCTGGCTCCTGCGGCCGAAGGGTGTCGGCTCTCGTCTTTCGCCCCGCTCTGCTCCTTCGCTCTGCCCTCGCTTCCCTGAGCTCTCCCAGCTCAGCCCGGCGGCTGAACGacgctgctctgcctcctgcccgCCGCTGCCTCGGCGGCCAGCGACACAAACCGCTCGGCAACAACCGGCCCCTGGCCGCCGGCCGCCGGAGCCGCTCGGGAGCAGCCGGCCCCTCGCCgcgaggggacacggggctgccGCGCCGGCCGCTTCCATTGAGCGCCCGCCGGGGGGTGCGCGGCGTGTCCCCCACCCCCGGCCGGTCCCATTTCCCCCCGCGGGAGGCGCGGTGCGTGACGCGAGCGGAAGGCGGAagcggcgggggcggcgcgggggctgcgggccgggccgggggctgtGCGGGCTgcgggccgggggctgcgggcAGCAGCGGGGGACGCCCCGCGCCCGGGGCTTTGGCCTCAGCCCGGCTGGcgctcgggggggggggggtctctgggctTCCTCGGCGGGGGCCGTCGCCCCCGGAGGCCCCGCGGTCGCCCCGGCCGTGCGGGGTTAGGCCGCCGTCCCTCACTCCGGCCCCGCCCGCagctgccccggggctgcccgcgCCACACCCCGGCTCTTGTCCTGCTCCCTGCGCTCCCTCTCAAACTTTTCTGAATCACGAACTgccgcagcagcagcaaagctgaggTTCCCGAAAGCCTCGGCAGTTAGACGTGAGCGACAGCAGGTGCCAGCCGccgggctggggaagggggctgCGGCCGGGGACTGGGAGCGAGGCCAGTGCCTGTGGGAGGAATCAGCTGGGTGTGTAGGAGAGAGGGCCTGTCCTGAGCCGGGCGTTGGTGTTCTCTCCTTGCAGGGCTGAGCAGCCATGGAGAGGATGCAGCAGGTCGTTGGGCGAGCACGAGCCGCCTTCAACTCGGGCCGCTGCCGCTCGCTGGAGTTCAGGATCCAGCAACTGAAGGCCCTGGAGCGGATggtgaaggagaaagaggaggacaTCCTGGCAGCCATCAAAGCAGATCTGCACAAGGTCTGGCTTGAGGGTTTCTCCTGTCAGCTATACATGGGCAGTGGTGAGCTCAGAAGGGAAGGCAAGAACACCGAGGGCTGCCTTTGCTCTGCTAAGTGCCCCTTGCTGAGGTTTCCCGTGGTCCTGGCTCTGTGGCCTGCCAAGGTCTGCCACCACTGTTTCTAAGGAGGAGCTAGTCTGAGGCAGAACTGGAATGGCAGGTCCTAGCTGTTTGGTTTTGGCTTCTACTGCACACTGAATGCCAAATACCCAGACTGCCTATTGCCAGGGGTCCTTTGAGGCAGCACTGCCCGTATGATATGCTCTGAAACAGCAGAATTTGCTGCTGAGGTGGGTGTGGGAGGTGGGTGCCTTGGCCATCGCCTCCCCAAGCTCTGTGTCGTTGCAGTGTGGGCACAATGCGTACAGCCACGAGATCCTGGGCGTGCTGGGCGAGCTGGCCTTGGCCATGGACAAACTGCCATCCTGGGCAGCCCCTCAACCCGTGAAGAAGAACCTGCTGACGATGCGGGACGAGGCCTACATCTATCCTGAGCCCCTGGGGGTGGTGCTGATCATCGGGGCCTGGAACTACCCCTTTGTCCTGGTCATGCAGCCTTTGATCGGGGCTATCGCAGCAGGTGAGGACCTaccacagcccctgtgcctcgtggggctgagggcaggtgctgcaggaggcaggtTTGGAGCACAAGGGCTCAGCAGCCCGTGATGTCTCTGTGTTGCAGGCAACGCCGTGGTGGTGAAGCCGTCGGAGATCAGTGAGAACACAGCTCAGCTGGTGGCTGATCTCTTGCCCCAGTACATCGATCGGGTGAGTGTGGCCCCATGTCCAGCCCCAGCTTCGTCTGTGccacagggctgtgctgggttgGGGTGACTCCCAACACCCTCACCCCCACAGGAGCTGTACCCCGTGGTCACTGGAGGAGTCTCTGAGACAACAGAGCTGCTGACACAGAGGTTTGATCACATCCTCTACACTGGCAACTCCACAGTGGGCAAGATCgtgatggcagcagctgccaagcACCTGACACCCGTCACCCTGGAGCTGGGTGGGAAGAGCCCCTGCTACATCGACAAGGACTGTGACCTGGCTGTCGCCTGCAGGTCAGCCTCCTGAGGCGTGGCAGGGTCTCAGTGGTCTGGGCCCTTGTCCCCAGATGGTGGGTGTCTCTTGGGCACGCTTGGCTGGGCCTCTGGAAGGGACTGATACGGGGGAGAAACCATCTCCCTTTCCTCCACAGGAGGATAACGTGGGGCAAGTACATGAACTGTGGGCAAACCTGCATCGCCCCAGACTACATCCTCTGCGACCCATCCATCCAGAGCGAGGTGGTGGAGAACATCAAGGCGACTCTGCGGGTGAGTGGGGAGTGTCTTGCACCTCGAGAGTTGttccagctgcagccctggagctgtggctgctgtgatGGTCTCTGGAGCCCTTCGGTTTTGCTGTGCCCCTTGGCAGGAGTTCTATGGGGAGGATGTGAAGTCATCTCCGGATTACGAGAGGATCGTCAACAAGCGGCACTTCAGGAGGGTTCTGGGCCTGCTGGAAGGGCAGAAGATCGCTCATGGGGGAGAGACTGATGAGGCCTCCTGCTTCATAGGTGCTTCTGGCAGCTGTTGGGGAAGGGAGGTGGAGGGTAGGACCTTCTGCTGTGAGAGTGGGTGTCCtttgggggctcagtgtgtgtgtggctgggttgggatgtgctgcacacaggcagtgcccagGACAAAGTCCTGCAATAGGCTACATCTGCCCTGCTCACACCATCTTCTTTTGTCTGCTGTTTGCCTCAGCACCAACCATCCTCACCGACGTCTCTCCGGCCTCGAAGGTGATGGAGGAGGAAATCTTTGGACCAGTGCTCCCCATCCTGACTGTGAAGAGCGTAGACGAAGCCATTGAGTTCATCAACGGTCGGGAGAAGCCCCTTGCCCTGTATGTCTTCTCCAACAACAAGAAGGTGGgtctgggctctgctcccctgtgcaGGTGTCTCTGGACAGCTTGGTGCTGAGCGTGGCCAGTCCCAGGGCTGATGTCAGTGGCTCCACTTTGCACATGAATCACAGCATTTGGCTCACAGAGGCTGTGAgtgtccccagagctgctggaggttcCCATTCCCTCACTGAagggctttgcttttgtgtgacTTTGTGAAACAGAAGGATAAAGTGATGAGTTTCCTCCTTAGTGCACCATAGTCTTCCATGATTAATTTAGGTACTTAGGATATATTGCTGGGGAAGTGAGTTTCCATCTTTGCCATCCCTCCTCTAAACTTTCCTGCCTTCCTTGAGTTAGTGCTGCATGGAGAGGgcttgtgggagttgtgaggcaGAGAAAGTGGATGTAATGGCCTGTTGACTGGTAGGGCCCTTCCCAGTTCAGCTCAGTCACATTCTCTGCTCTCTTCTGGGCTTCTCTCAGGTcttagtttggggttttttttcttttgtcagttAATCAAGAGGGTCATCTCAGAAACCTCCAGTGGGGGTGTGACTGGAAACGATGTCATCATGCACTTCTTCCTCTCGACCTTGCCCTTTGGGGGTGTTGGTAAGTTACTGGAGCTCTTTTGGTGTTGGGACTTGTTGATGTGTGACCCAGggaacagcagctgctggcttgtgtccagctcctcctgtgcctCTTTCAGCCTAAGGGGCTCCCTAGTGCAGGTGGCAATAATCATCATAAATTCTGGGAGCACTTTAGGACAGGGGCTGAAAGGGAAAAACCTTTGGGTGTGTTTTTGGGGAGGCTGAAGCATTTGGAGCAGCCCAGTGCAAGAGGTGTGGTAGTTGTGATCAGGATGATGAGGGATTGCTGGAGGGAGGGCAGGGCTTCAGCCTGGGGAGGATTTGAACAGGTTATGGAGTAACCTACAGGTGCTTTGCAGAGGAAGGTTTGGGTGTGCCAGTGCTCACAAGCTGACAGTGAATGGATTTGGATGCAGAGgtgtgctctgcagagctcctcgGGAAACCCGGGAGCAGCCAGGTGTTGGAGCCTTGGCAGGGTGGGTTCAGAGGCACAGCAAACAGTTTGCACAGGAATGCTGGGGAGTGCATGGGGAAAACAAGGTGAGAAGCCGAGGGGTGGAGCAGAGATGGAGAGCTTAGAGAGTGAGGaatgcagcagagaggaaggatcaGCACTCCTCTGCAGGAAGGTAGAGCAGAAGCTGTGCTTTTAAGCTGCAGCAAGGCAGATGCAGGGCAGGTaacattttctgctgcttcatGCCCTGTCTGTGGCCTCCAGTGGCCAAAGGTTTGGCTGTCACCTGTGATGTGACCTGGCTGGGCTGTGTCCCCCAGGTAACAGCGGGATGGGCGCCTACCACGGCAAGCACAGCTTTGAGACCTTCTCGCACCGCCGCGCCTGCCTCATCAAGGACCTGAAGCTGGAGGGTACAAACAGCCTCCGGTACCCacccagcagccagaagaagctGGATTGGGCCAAGTTCTTCCTCTTGAAGCGCTTTAACAAGGGCTGGATGGGACTGGCCATCCTGGCCCTGCTGAGCATCGTGGCAGCAGTGACTGTCAAGGTGAGCTTTGCCTCTTTGCCATCTCTATGGCCTCATGTGCATTTCATCTCATCTTCTGCAAGTTCCCTCTGCCACTGCAGCCCTTCCTTGGGGCCTGGCCTGGTTTTTCTGTCTTGAGGCTTGCCATATCTGGCCCACCTGAAAttatctgctgcttctctgccttgCAAGTGGTATCTAGAATAGAAATGTCCTCAGAGAGGTGTCCTAGGCTGCTGGAGGACTCGAGGTGCCTCCTGAGCTGGAGGGGTAAGATCTAAACCTCACTGTTGGTTCTCTGGCTGGTAGACCAGGCATTCCTTGCAAGGTGCAGCCTGGAGGTTTAGTGAGCTATGGGGAGTGGCTGCTGAGGGGACAGGAGGTGGCAGCATGGATCAGTACTCTGCCCTCAGTCTGTTGTGTTTTGTTACTGCTTCGAGGAGATGTGCAGGAGCCCAACAAGCCAGGGGAGGTCACCTGCCTGCCTATTTGAGTCCAGGAGGAGCTCTAAGAGCCAGCCATGGGCTCAAGCCTTGAAGCACTGGCCAGGGAGGCAGGCCCTGCCTAGGTGACTGCCTTCTCAGCAAAGGGGAAAACACACTATCATGCAACCATTtgggttttctcagagtcaccagtctgagctgaggagaaaagccCTCTGGATTGTGCTGGCTGTTCAGAGGCTGGGCTGGCGCAGTGTGTGGTAAGGAGGAGCAGGTCTCACAGCACTGCAGTGGCTCTCACAGTGAGGTAGGagccctttttttctcctgtgtgtgGACCTGGTTTGAGATTGGGCAAAGCCTTGTTAAGAGTAGTGAACGTGGGACTTGGAGAAGGTTTCCCCTGGAGGCAGAGCATGATGCTTCTCCTGGCAGTGCACTGAGCTCATGCAGCACCCAAGATGAGGGGTCAGTGCATACTAAGGGGCCAGAGACAGGCAAGCTGAGCCCAGGGACATCCCCTGAGTGAAGGAGCTTTGCTTCAGGCTGTTCTGGAAAGGGACCTGGTTTGTTTTCAGCAAATCCTTCACAGGACCTTGGTGTTGTGTTCTGCTTTcacagatgtttttcttctgaagagaggagaaggcGCCATGTGCAAGTCATACTCTGAGTGCTCGCCTTGTGCCTGTTTCCTTAAGCTGAGAAGTCTTTTTGTTTCTGCCTTTGCACGGGGTTATTTCAGCGAGCTGCCGAGCACACAGAGTAGCCTTAGAGAGGCACTAACCAAGACAAGGCTTGGACTCCTGTTTACTAAACAGCCATGCTGAAACTGAGGGACCACTGGGTACAAGCTCCCAAAAGGAAGACTGCAGAGCAAGAAATGCCAGtccctgcctgtgccctgcagcttgCAGcgtgctgcttctcagggggtgCAGGCTGTGACACCCTTTTTGGGGCTTGGGGTTTCATCACGTTCCTGTAACAACTATTTGGCAGTTAGGAAATACCTGCTCTGCCTGTGTTTGGCTGATAAGTGCATGTCACATTTGTACAAAAGAACTGCCTGGCCTGTTTAGGGAAGTGGGAATCACGAAGTGCCCTGTTGTGGCTTAGGCTGGGTGGGCTGCTCTGAGCCCCAcatgggatggggaagagagtgggaagggtaaaagtgagaacaCTTGTAGGTTGGGATAGAGTTTAACAGGTGAAGTGAAGGCTTGGTGTGTGAGCAAGGGAATGAAGGAACCCACTCGTTATCTCCCtcagcaggcaggtgttcagccatccccagcagAGCAAGGCTCCATCACACCTGGTGGTGGCTCCAGAGGACAGATGCCATAACTCCCAATGTGCCCCCCACCTCCCTCttgtttccctccctcccttttgTCACTGAGCATTGCATCATCTGGGCTGAGTCTCCCTTTGGTGGTGCGGGCCCAGCTCTCCCAGCCATGGCCCCTCCTTGCTAACCACAGCTACACGTGTGAGAGACAGACCTTGGCACTGTGTGGGCACTTCTCAGCCTCAGCTAAACCCCAGGTGTGTTACCAACACCTTTTTGGTCCCAAATCCAAAGCACAGCACCATCCTACTGTGATGAAACTCAGCAACTGTgatgaaaattaactccatcccagccaaaaccagtacaAACTCATCCCTGGTCAGAGTCCTCCAAGGGAAAATTACTGCAAGAGGGTGTACTCCTTTGTGTTCAAGCTTCTGGGTCTGCTGTGATCTTGCACTGGGATGTAATATGGGGCTTGTTCTAGCTTGAGGAGAGGATTGTGGAGAGATTTAAGGTGAAAGGACCTTAGAAATATCAATGTTTAAATAAGGTAAACTTAAAATTACTATTAAATGCAATTAATATAGAGTAGAAAATGCTACTGAGCCTGCAATAGGTGGGGTTTCTTCATGTCTAGTGGAAAATCCATGTGCTAAGCCCTTCTAATGATGCATTTTGCAAGCACTGAATAAACACTCAGAATTCAAATACTAAACCGAGTGTGGTAAGTCCCTGCAGTCTCCTGGGGCATCCTGCCCATCCTCTGCcactcctgcctctgcccacaGCTTGCCCAGACCTCCCCCCTGTGTtaggagctgcctctgcccacGTCCCCTGCACAGTGACCTCCGCACTCCCAGAGGAGGATCTGTGGGGAGGCAGGCTGCTTGCCCAAGAGGTGCCTggagccaggcagagcagggggtgaggtggtgctgggagctgtgggggaGCTGGGCCCTTTCTCCTGCCCTGTGCAGATCCCTCCCCTGTTTGCCCATTGCCTGTGGGCACTGCCAGCCTGGGCTTTGTTCAGATGCAGACGGAAGCACAGGCTGTGGTCAGTGGTTCCCCATGGCTGCTGTGTCATGTCCAAAGTGCTTCCCAACCTCCTGCCCCCAACATGGGCGAAGCCAGGAGCTCTCCTGCAGTCCCACACGGGCAGCTGTGGCACTGGGCACAGGGATCAGTGCCTTTCCTGCATCAGGGTTTATCTGGGTAAAGGGCATCTTGTATGTAGTGAGGGCCCTGGGCCCAGGCCAGGAAGCCTCTCGAGGGGGCAGAGTTTGCTCTGAGCCCTGTCAGGGGAAGAGCTTGCACTTGCTGGTGGAGAGAGAAGCTTCTCTGAAgctattttgtttccttcctttttttgatGAGCCATCTGCTCTTTGACCTGTGACACAGATTCTCATGGTTGCAGGGGAACCTCGGTGTCTCGATGGGTTaggcaggggctgcaggtggaACTCTGCTTCTGAACTGAGGACTTGACAGACTGCACCTGAGAAGCAGAGTGAAAGCTCTGCAATGACTCTTGTTTCTGCAAAGCCCCACAAGGGCCTCACAGTTATGGaaaggcaggagcaggctgtCTCTGggcacacagctctgcttccaGCCAGCTGCCCAGCAAGGCCACAGTCATCAATGTGCTTCAGCTCCTTGGAAGCATCCCTGTGAGCAATGGGATGCCCGGGGGGTTTAAATGTATCCccgaactacaagaaagcacctGCAGGACAGGATCAATCAGCCAGCTCCAGAGATGCTGGGTTGCCCCAGCCACTGGGAATGGTGCTGATCATCGGGGCCTGgaactaccccttgtcctggtcATGCAGCCTTTGACTGGGGCCATTGCAGCAGATGAGGGcctgccacagcccctgtgcctcgtggggctgagggcaggtgctgcaggaggcaggaTTGGAGCACAAGAGCTCAGCAGCCCGTGGTGTCTCTGTTGCAGGCAACGCCGTGGTGGTGAAGCCGTTGGAGATCAGCAAGAACACGGCTCAGTTGAGGAGGGGTCACTGGAGGAGTCCCTGGGACAACAGAGCTGCTGACACGGAGATTTGATCACATCCTCTGCACTGGCAACTCCACAGTGGGCAAGATCGTGATGGCAGCGGCATCCTGGGCATCCTGCACCACTGGGAATTGTGGCAGTGGTGGTGAAGGTGGGTTTTGAGGGTGCTGTGAGACCTCTGTGcacctgcagcccccagcatcAAATGATCCCttgctccagcccaagccctccACCCCACTCAAAGGAGCCAGCCCGAGTCCAGCTGGGTTTGTCCTTTATTTGGCCTTtctcagggagcagcagtgtgagccaggctgtgctcagccaGAGGGGACCCACACACAGTGCAGGGCAGCCCCCGGCAGCGTTTGGGTGTGGGAGCAGCTGGAGGGTCCATCCTCGAGGCGGGCTGAGCCGCTGCTGCCCATCGCTGCCCTTTGGCTCCCTCAGGAACCCCGTGTGCTGGATTCTCTCGCTGGCTGCTCCGTGCTTTGCGTGTCCATCCCTCAGGAAGGGTTTTCACCCCCAAAGCAGAgtccccacagccctggagcGAGTCAGTGTGTGCTGGTGAGCAGCTTCACGGTGACGCCGAGCGCAAGGACCGCGATGGCAGCGGCGGCCGCCAGCCCACGCCGGACGAGCAGCTCCTTGGTGAGCACAGGGGACAGGGCAGATGAGGCTTCCTGGGGCTCCAGCTGGTACCTCGGGCCCTCGGTCCTGGTGATGCCCGTGAGCACGATGCCGTTCTGCGCATCCGCTCCCgctgcagggaggatggggcAGTGTCACCGGGGGCTTTTGGGGGAGGGTTTGACTCTGCTCTGAAAGCACGTTCTGAGCAGCACAGAGTGTGGAGATATTCAGCCCTTGACAGAGCTTCAGTGGGACCTGGTGTCTGCAAGGTGAGAACTGCCCAGGGAGCTCCATCCCTCCAGATCCCCCACACCCTCAGCCTGTCACCCCCGCTGAGCCCACCCTGGTAACTACAGTTTTCCCAGTAACTGAGGCCATCACCAGTGCTCCACTGCACTCCCATTCCATGGGCTTGTTCCTGGCTTatgtaaaatcatagaatcatagaatggtaggggttttaaagggacctttacagatcatctagtccaacccccctgcagaagcaggttcacatacATTAGGTCGCATAGAAATCCTTGGGGACTCTTCCTGGACccaaccccccagcacccacagtgCCCAGCTCCTGGCCATACCTATGCAGCCCTGCAACACCGTGGCAGGGGGGTAAGTGTGGGGTGGAGGGGCTGGTCCCACACCCGTGGGAAGTGCCTTGCAGGAGGGTTCAGGGCCCAGGTTCGGCTCCTCCGGCGGCGGTTGGGTCACTCCTGCGCGGCGCTGAGCCTGAGGAGCCAACATGCTGTGTCTGGCTGGTGGGAAATCCCCACCCAGCAAAGCCCTCAGGAAAGGGCACTGCACAGTCAAAGTGGGAGATGTTGGCTGGTGGAAGCCCCAAAGGTTCTGGAGCACAGGGGGGGTGCGGGGCTGAGGTAGCCTCAGTCACCCCTCTGCTTTGTGCTTGTGTCCCCAGCCAAGGGTGGCACAAGGTGTGGGAAGGAGCTGAATGTGGCCACAGCCACGGGAGCACTGGGTGCTGGggtgccagccctgggcagcagtgccCATGGGATCGAGCCCATCGTGCTGCCTCATCCCACTGAGTTCCCAGCCAAGGCCCTGAGGCTCTTCCTGCGGGCACAGGGGGCGATgccaggggtgcagggggtACCTTCTCAgctgccttcctccagtccATGCGGGAGATGTAGACAATGAAGCAGGTGCAGAGGATGGAGACACAGACGAGCATGCTGAGCCACAGGCCTGCCAGGGCACGCTGGCATCACCCAGGGCATGCTGGCATCACCCAGGGGTCACAGCCCAAGCAAACTCCATCTCAGGCcagtgagcacagggatggagTGTCCCAGGTCGGGAGGGatgcagggatggggcagccatgggtgcctgctgccaggctgcctggCACCCCTGGCAGTGGTTGCTTTATCCCCAGTACAGTTAAAAGCTCTCAGGAGTCATAGGGACTATCCCAGTGCACCCCAGTGTCGAGCCAGGAGGGATGTCTGTGGGGAGCCATTGATGGtgctggggacacacacatGTACCCGGGGGGGATGCGGGGGCTGCGTGCCCAGGGGTCGGTACCTATGACGCCGATCCTGGCCACgaagagcagcacagctcccaggggCAAGCCCAGTCCATAGTAGCCCACAGCATTGAGGATGGCACCAAATTTCTGCTTGCCTATGCCTCTGAGCACCCCGCTGCAGGCACCCTgccagggagagggagaggggctgggaccAGGGCTCTGCCACTGCCTGGGGCTGGTGAACCAGTCTGGTGATGAGCTGGCTCCTCGCCTCTGCCCAGTTATCTCTGTGTCTGTGCCCAGTCCTGGGAGTCATCATCTTTTCCTGCACTTGGTGTTTTCTAAGGGGTGATCCCTGGAGCTCTGCAGGTGCTGGCACTCACCCACAGCCTGAGGGACCAACCGACCTGCGATGCCAACGCTCA from Colius striatus isolate bColStr4 chromosome 20, bColStr4.1.hap1, whole genome shotgun sequence harbors:
- the ALDH3A2 gene encoding aldehyde dehydrogenase family 3 member A2 isoform X1, with amino-acid sequence MERMQQVVGRARAAFNSGRCRSLEFRIQQLKALERMVKEKEEDILAAIKADLHKCGHNAYSHEILGVLGELALAMDKLPSWAAPQPVKKNLLTMRDEAYIYPEPLGVVLIIGAWNYPFVLVMQPLIGAIAAGNAVVVKPSEISENTAQLVADLLPQYIDRELYPVVTGGVSETTELLTQRFDHILYTGNSTVGKIVMAAAAKHLTPVTLELGGKSPCYIDKDCDLAVACRRITWGKYMNCGQTCIAPDYILCDPSIQSEVVENIKATLREFYGEDVKSSPDYERIVNKRHFRRVLGLLEGQKIAHGGETDEASCFIAPTILTDVSPASKVMEEEIFGPVLPILTVKSVDEAIEFINGREKPLALYVFSNNKKLIKRVISETSSGGVTGNDVIMHFFLSTLPFGGVGNSGMGAYHGKHSFETFSHRRACLIKDLKLEGTNSLRYPPSSQKKLDWAKFFLLKRFNKGWMGLAILALLSIVAAVTVKSHQSELRRKALWIVLAVQRLGWRSVW
- the ALDH3A2 gene encoding aldehyde dehydrogenase family 3 member A2 isoform X2 translates to MERMQQVVGRARAAFNSGRCRSLEFRIQQLKALERMVKEKEEDILAAIKADLHKCGHNAYSHEILGVLGELALAMDKLPSWAAPQPVKKNLLTMRDEAYIYPEPLGVVLIIGAWNYPFVLVMQPLIGAIAAGNAVVVKPSEISENTAQLVADLLPQYIDRELYPVVTGGVSETTELLTQRFDHILYTGNSTVGKIVMAAAAKHLTPVTLELGGKSPCYIDKDCDLAVACRRITWGKYMNCGQTCIAPDYILCDPSIQSEVVENIKATLREFYGEDVKSSPDYERIVNKRHFRRVLGLLEGQKIAHGGETDEASCFIAPTILTDVSPASKVMEEEIFGPVLPILTVKSVDEAIEFINGREKPLALYVFSNNKKLIKRVISETSSGGVTGNDVIMHFFLSTLPFGGVGNSGMGAYHGKHSFETFSHRRACLIKDLKLEGTNSLRYPPSSQKKLDWAKFFLLKRFNKGWMGLAILALLSIVAAVTVKMFFF